A region of Argentina anserina chromosome 5, drPotAnse1.1, whole genome shotgun sequence DNA encodes the following proteins:
- the LOC126795513 gene encoding cationic amino acid transporter 6, chloroplastic-like — MLHYNFVYANQHNFFANMANITTSTAQTPPNNPNISLCFSNYLHSLSQTPHRLRKRMFATWTPDQELNQVRQRSGADMKRKLKWYDLMALGVGGMLGVGVFVTTGSVAHKTAGPSVFISYIIAGISALLSSLCYTEFSVQIPVAGGAFSYIRVTFGEFLGYFAGANILMEYVLSNAAVARSFTEYLSSAFGEDDPKTWRVEVDGLVKGYNMLDFPAVALILLLTFCLCHSTKESSTLNLIMTVFHVVFFGFIIVAGFCIGSTNNLVKPKGLAPFGVRGVLDGAAIVYFSYIGYDSASTMAEEIQNPSQSLPVGIIGSVVITSLLYCLMALSLCFMVPYNKIAEKVSFSLAFTHIGWDWASNLVGAGASLGIVASLLVAMLGQARYLCVIGRARLVPSWLAKVHPSTGTPLNATLVLGLCTAAIALFTDLEIVIEMISIGTLLVFYLVANALIYRRYVIITRNPPFQTLLFLFLLSSSAVGFSMSWKLNQQRWGLPLFGTSTVTIIAFFKYMVPCVSHPTGWSMPFMPWPAALSIFLNVFLMTTLKKFAFERFAIWACFITMFYLLYGVHSTYRAEERESTGVNEVNPSSAVQQIKLDIQV, encoded by the exons TTTTTGCAAACATGGCTAACATCACCACCAGCACAGCCCAAACTCCTCCCAACAACCCAAACATCAGTCTTTGCTTCTCCAACTATCTCCATTCTCTGTCCCAAACACCCCACAGGCTCAGAAAGAGAATGTTTGCCACCTGGACCCCAGACCAGGAGCTCAACCAGGTGAGGCAAAGGTCAGGGGCTGACATGAAGAGAAAGCTCAAGTGGTATGATCTCATGGCTCTTGGTGTTGGAGGCATGCTTGGTGTTGGAGTCTTTGTCACAACAGGTTCTGTAGCCCACAAAACAGCAGGCCCTTCTGTCTTCATATCCTATATCATAGCAGGAATATCAGCCCTCCTTTCTTCCTTATGTTACACTGAATTTTCTGTTCAAATACCAGTTGCCGGTGGCGCTTTTAGTTATATCCGAGTGACTTTTG GAGAATTTTTAGGTTATTTTGCTGGGGCAAATATACTCATGGAGTATGTATTGTCAAATGCTGCTGTGGCTAGGAGTTTTACCGAGTATTTATCGTCTGCATTTGGAGAAGATGATCCAAAGACATGGAGAGTAGAAGTGGATGGGTTAGTAAAGGGCTACAATATGTTGGACTTCCCAGCTGTTgctcttattcttcttctaacTTTCTGCCTTTGCCATAG CACGAAGGAAAGCTCCACACTGAACCTTATTATGACAGTGTTTCATGTGGTGTTCTTTGGATTCATTATTGTTGCTGGTTTCTGCATTGGGAGTACCAATAACCTGGTGAAGCCTAAGGGACTTGCTCCTTTTGGTGTTAGAGGTGTTCTTGATGGGGCAGCTATAGTTTACTTCAGTTACATAGGATATGATTCGGCTTCGACCATGGCCGAAGAGATTCAAAACCCTTCGCAGAGCTTGCCCGTCGGCATCATTGGTTCTGTTGTCATTACCTCCTTGCTTTACTGCCTTATGGCCTTGTCCTTGTGTTTCATGGTTCCTTACAACAAG ATAGCAGAGAAAGTGTCATTTTCACTGGCTTTTACACATATTGGTTGGGACTGGGCAAGCAACTTGGTTGGGGCTGGTGCAAGCTTGGGAATTGTTGCTTCACTCTTGGTTGCCATGTTAGGCCAAGCCAGGTACCTTTGTGTTATAGGAAGAGCGCGGCTAGTGCCATCCTGGTTAGCCAAGGTGCATCCTTCTACAGGCACTCCATTGAATGCCACACTCGTCCTGg GACTCTGCACAGCAGCGATTGCACTCTTCACCGACCTCGAAATAGTGATAGAAATGATCTCCATTGGCACCCTCTTGGTGTTCTACCTTGTGGCCAATGCTCTCATTTATCGTCGATATGTGATCATCACCAGAAACCCTCCATTTCAAACTCTCTTGTTCCTCTTCCTCCTTTCATCTAGTGCTGTCGGCTTTTCCATGTCTTGGAAGCTTAACCAACAACGTTGGGGGCTACCGCTTTTCGGAACGTCAACAGTTACCATCATTGCCTTCTTCAAGTACATGGTACCTTGTGTTAGCCATCCCACTGGTTGGTCGATGCCATTCATGCCATGGCCGGCTGCACTATCTATCTTCCTCAATGTGTTTCTCATGACAACACTAAAGAAGTTTGCATTTGAAAGGTTCGCCATATGGGCATGTTTCATAACAATGTTCTATCTGCTGTATGGCGTTCACTCGACTTATAGGGCAGAGGAGAGGGAGAGTACTGGTGTCAATGAAGTGAATCCAAGCTCAGCAGTGCAACAAATAAAGTTAGACATTCAAGTATAA